The nucleotide window ggaggatgaTGAAGATACTAACAGATCATCACTAGTGTACGGTGAGGATGACAGGAGGAAAAGAGTGTTGACGGTGAATAGTGCAACTTCAACTCCTAACAAGAGAGGATCTGGTGCAGGAGGGTCTATGGCAAGGCCATCTTGTCAAGCAGATGATTGCAATGCTGACTTGAGTGATGCAAAGCAATACTATCGCCGCCATAAGGTCTGCGGTGTTCATGCCAAGGCTCCGGCGGTGCGTGTGGGTGGAGTTCAACAGCGCTTCTGCCAGCAATGTAGCAGGTCAGTCAATTAACAAACCCTAAACTTTACACTCATTAATTTCTTACCACATATCTTTTCTTGTGGAGCTAACTTCTTGCTTCATGCTCATAGAACAAAAGATATCTAGTGCTTAAGTGAAATTGCATTTTAATTGAACATTTAGAAACCCCATCAAATCATTTTTGCAagtttcatcttgtttttgttattgcaTTAATTGGTGCATGACTCATCAAGCAAAATAGATTAATCTCTTTTTTGATGGGTAAAATGTTTGGTAATTTTTTCACTCATCTTGATAATTCATTTTTCGTACGTCCTTCTATAACTTACCCTAAAgtcttttcaaaacaaaaggtGTGATagttgggtttttccaaaagGATATATAGTTGATGTGAGCTATAATAAATCACGCAATTAGTATGAAAACTTGTTGAATGGCGTTGGGAAGGGGGCACACCATGAACCCCATCCTTACAATTTCATGTCATGTCTCACTAGCTCTaagccttttttcttttctctctccctttctgccttactttcttttgttttttgtgttttgatttCTTGCCTTAGTTTCTATCAATGTAGGTTATCTTTTTTGTACCATTCTTATACTTCATCATTATATAGATCATATCATATAAAGGGCCCATCTAACTGCATAATTACTTATATACAGAATCATGTAGTTTAGTATATATGCAGTGCAGAGAAAATAgctaaagaaaaagagaaaaacaagatgaaggGGAGAAAACCatttaccccaaaaaagaaaaagagagaaagaagaagaagaagaagaaaaagaagtggcTTAATTACCATATATTGTGACTCATAAATCCACTGCATTAATGGTGCGTTTACAGGTTCCATAGCCTATCAGAGTTTGATGATAATAAAAGGAGTTGTCGGAGGCGTTTAGCTGGACACAATGAGCGGCGTCGGAAAACCTCCTCTGAATATCATGGAGAGTGAACAAAACCCCAGAGCAAATAAGATTATTAAACTGCAGGCATGGTTATTAAAAAGCGAGGATTGCTATATATCTTTCTCATATAAAATGCCTCTTTTCTACGTACCTCTAGCCTAGcgtgctctctctcttctgtcAATCCTCAACCTTGATTATCCACCATTGAATtctctttcttaattttatgtACTTCAAAATTTGCATCTGAAATCCAACAATTATGCATATATAGCTAAGCTAGCTAGTACAACTTCCATCCTCTTGTGTTTCATATGTGTGGGTATGGCTGTGATTCTTGTTCATGCATTAGTTTACTTTTCATGaaatgctctctctctctctctctctctctctctctctctctctctctctccatgtACGTACTCAAATATGTTTATCATGAATCAGTTCATCACtccagccaaaaaaaaatttgtgtggaTTGCGCTGGGTTTGGATATAAGTTCGTAAAGTGAAATGACTATAAATGATAAACCACCGCTCATGTTCATCCATCCATTTTATAACATGTGAATTTAGCAACACCACCTGTTTTCCTGAATGTTAAGAGTGAAATAGAATGTTCTTGTCATTTTAGGGGCTCCTTACCCTTAATACAATGTTTGGTCGGAGGCTAAGTAGACATGGACTTGGAACAAACATTTTTACCTCGCTGTgtggagaaattttttaaagctGATCAAATTTACCATATCGAGTGAGCCAAGTTCAGACCCACtgtctttcttctttcatttaaatgaaaaattaatacaaaaaaccaTACCTAGCGAGCCAAGTTCAGACCCTCTTCTATTTCATTTATTGTTAGTTGAAAGAAAgtacaaataatttgaaatccGGCAGTAATTTTCCACCATCAGTAAAATTGGGCACTCTTCATATGGCGCTTATAACCAAGCGcaactaaactaaactaaacataagagcaaaacaaaaaaaggctCTAACAAAACACTCTCTAATCTCTAATATTTTCTTGTGGAAAAATATCGTATCATCCCTAGAGTTCGCCCAAGTGAACAATTTTATTTGGCTGGATTTAAGAGGAGTTGACAAATAGGTTAGAAGCATTTGGTATCCTTAGTCACGTTTGATGCCTAATAGCTTTACGGCTACCTCCCAGGCGACAATTGCCGTTGCATTAGCAGGAAAAGCCCGAACAATAGTAGGACCCAAGCCAACATAGCATCCTTTCAATCCAGCCCTTCTGTAAAtctacagagagagagagagagagagagaataaaaaCGGCCCATTCAGTCTCTTTTAAATACTGGATTTGGGGAGggcagaagagagagagggaaaggcGTTCTTACCGAGCTCAAGACTTGAAATGGGTTTCTTGAAGAACTATTATCTGGAGCAGTCTGAATTATGGTTTTTGCCACATCCAAGGGTAGAACAGCAGACCAAAACTGGAAGAACGTTAAGAAGAAAATCACAATTTAGAAGTCTAGTGTCTAGTGTAAGAGTAATGTGAACATGCATATTAGAGAAGGCCAAATAGTGGAGATGCATACCGCTATACCACCAAGGCCACCACTAGCAATCCCAACTCCCACGTCAATCAAGTTTCTGTGGTCAGGTGAAGCAGATTTCAGATGTAAATGCATGTGATAGCGGACATGCTCGTAAATGCTAAAGAAGACTGCATTTCCAATAGATTCTCTTAACAATGTTGTAAAACCTCCTCGAAAAATTCCTCTAACCTGAAAATCTTTCCATCAGCTAAAAAGATCATCACAAATTATATGTTTGCCAGAAGGCACggtattttcttccttttttcagTCATGAAAGAACAGTATTTTCTCACCCCATCATTTTTTACAGTTTTAAGTGCACAATCAAGAGAACTGTCGTATCTTCTGGACATTGGGACCAAAGAGTCTGTGCCTTGAACTTGCATCCTACACTGGAAAAGCTCAGTGTAATAAGCATACCATGAGAAAAAACTGCACAATCTAAAACCCCTTGAGCTCCTCTTACCTTCACCAGCTCTGACGGGCATAATATAAAACTGATGATTGCTCCACTATAAGCTGCAGATGGAATTATGACTTGGAGCTGTGGCCCTGCACCTTGTGCGCTTCCCTAGAAGTGTCATTATGGTTAAGAAGAATGTTACATTACAACCATATAACAGATAAACAATTTCTCTACAGAAATATGCATCAAACAGAAGCGATTATATAGATCATTGCCAAATAAAAGCAGCAAAGTttacatttcattttcattcaaaCCTGCAGTGACTGTTTCATTTGCGAATACATGCCAAAAAGAAGTGAACTCTCGAAAGCCATCCCCACAAAAGATGATGTTGCACCTCTGTAAAGTCCTTTAATCTGCCAAGGACCCAATATCAGTCAGGTTTCCTGGAAAAGATGATgagaaaattcaatttctatAACATCGTtcctttttcaaaagaaaaaaggtgcTAGATTGTAATGCAAGAGATATCTAGCTAGAGAAAGTGCAGGATCATACCCCTTCAGTCTTTAGTATCCTCGCAGTACAATGAAAACTATTCCTGTACGTAATCCCATGTGCTACAGTGTTGTGTTTTTGCATCTTCACCTAATTAAACAAGTATTACATACATAAGAAATTCACATTCGGAGAAAAGCACAATTTACACACAAGAAAAATGGTCCGCCCATTCTCAGTTCATAGAAATATCTCCAAGGCAAACAGCATCCTGAAATCATCAACTATAATGTGACAACGATACAGGAAGTGATTGAAAGATTACAGCCTGGTAGTGGGAAAAGTGACAAAACGTTAAGCTAATGCATATCTAAGTAAGGAAAATTAAGCTTGCTTTCTGTAACATTACTAACTTTGTAAAATCAAACTAATCCAATGTTGTTCAGCCAAAATTTAAACTACCCAGATGCCAAAAACTAAACTTCGGCGTTAGTTCATACATTCTACTTCCAAGTCCTATCAATTACACTTAAAAAAAGAGGTTTTTAAAACATACCCATGAAAATAAACTTCACAATCTTTAAACCACTGAAAGTtcaacaaattgaaattaatatgaatttacctTGATGGTGTCAAAGGGATGGCCAATGGCGACAGTGGCAACGCCGGCGAGCAAGCCTGCCACGTACTCCTTGTAACCGGAACTATCCGCCATCtgcctctccctctctctcttttctctctctcgtttTGTTATTTCTGGGCTTTTATCATGGTGTCTTTATACGTACTTCGTCTCCCTCATTCTCTCTGAGATTTTAGTGAAACATCTAAGACGGTTAGACCAGAGCAGAGAGGCGGCGAAAAGCGAGTCTTCAGGTCAGGACCGCCCCATACAAATTCTTATTGGGTTCTTGCGGCCTGCATTTGTATTTAGGTAGGGTCTCCAATCCGATTTACCATCCCCCTCCTTATGTCTTTTAGCTTGGTAAGTGCGATGTGAGTCACCGAGGCCCACTCTCAAAATATTGCCTTGTCCAGTCCAGGAATTGccccggtttttttttttttaaataattattttttaaaacgaacaaaataagaaaactttaaGCCGCGCTCCCACGCATGTGGATAGACTAGTATATATCAATGTTATATTCAGATTGTATGAGTAACTggcaaaaagtaaaaacaatcAGGTCTTTTCCGTTTTTTGTTCTAAAAATCGAaaggttttcatttctttgaaaACCTGCAACAAATTAATGTCACATATGCGATATACAACAGTAGAAGACAATGTTGTCCGGAACGAAGGAACATTATTGGGCATTGCACACGGCTTTCCTATGAAGTTACAAACTTCTTCTGCCCACGGAATTTTGGCCCAGTCTGTGAAGTCAGTGAAGAAGCAGAGTAACACAATGAAACCTGATCCCGGTTTTTCTTTACTGATGCCTTTCAGTTTGGTACTAGTAAATTGCTGGATGCTCATAAGTCATAACTTGCTAGGAACAGCATCGTTAGAAAGTCTTCCTGCCTTGCCAAGTTGAGTTGGCTTTGTAAACGCATCTTGTCTTTCAGCTATAAATTTTGCAAAACGGGAACCTTTCCCTTCATTGTTGTTCTCTTGTCGTAGTGACTCTGGCATATGAGGCAAAGGAGGGGGCTTCGGAGACACAGGTGGCATCAATGCCCATacggaagaaatatatttgtttgGTTGGTCAAGAACTTGGAGAAGTGAAATATCCTGCATGTCTGTCGGAAGAAAAACCACAGTTGTCAGATCTCCCCATTGCTTACCCTTTTGTTACTCCCCTTTTTCGATAATCAGGAAAAACATAttcacattaaaaaaacatgtcAAACTAAACCACACATCTTGATACCGTATACcaacaccaaaaacaaaacaagttcAAGCACCTACAATGACTTTGAACCATCAAAACATGTGAAATAAAAAGTTAACAGAATGTATGAATAAATAACCTTTTGCGAACTTGAAGATGGGGAGGAGGGCCGCACATGGAATGCTGAAGTTCAGATGCGGTATAACGGTTCCTCCACCATGCCTTGCATTGCtgtttcaaaaaatatatctCATTAAACATGGAAGTTCTATCAGCAAAGAGTGAGggacatataaataaaatgaacgCATCTAAGATTTGAAGTGATGATGCTGATGACACAGAAAGCAGCCTTAACAACAATGTAACAGAGAATGATATGATTTCCACCAAATTATCCTTATTTTAGTGctttatttgatttcaatAGCATCACAGCCAACATAGTGGTAGAAATCACAAAATTTAGAGTCTTCATATCATGGCCATATGTAATGCAAGAATACAATCAACCCACAAAAATTTAGTTTCTTCATACCTCGTAACAAGTCCAATCATATGACCATCTGAATTAATGACAGcgccaccactaccaccaggATGGACAGCAGCTGTTGTTTCAAGCATCACAGGAAAATGTCCTTGAGTATTTCCTGGTTGGTTGGGTTGATATGAGAGTGGAAACTTTGCTTTCACAACTTTTGCGACCACACCAGAACAAATTGATGGGGAGAAGCCTAATGGAATTAATCTCAATCAGGACATGAAACATAAGTGGACTGTCTaaatcaaaaaaacaaacaagaagccAATTATTAGAAACACATTCCATAACAAAGATAAGCGCATGTGTACAATTAGTCCTTCTTAGTCATGTCATGGCACTAAGATTCAACATCTATTCTTTAGAACTATTGCATCAGTACTAGTGCCAAGTAATGCAGCACAGGCGAAGAAGAAAAGTTCAAGGATCTGCATAACTGGGCATACATCTAATCAAATTGCAATGCACATAGATGCTAAGAATAGTaaagtgtaaaaaaaaattacatccaATAAATTGGACCACGTATGTCACTTACTTCTGTACAGTACATCTTTATTAAGATTGTACAAAATCTAAAGAAATATTTCTAACAGTACCATATCAGAACTCTTTAGCACTTGATAATGTGAAAATTCAAGTCTGAAACAGAAACTTGCACTAGGCAGAAACTCTAGATAATTGTCCACCAAAAGAGTTTAAAACTATATTAGGAGACAAATACAAATCAATCCAACCCTCATAGATATGTTAAATCACTTGGTAAATTATTTGATTAAATAACTACGCCAACTGGACTAACAATGACATGCATCATCAACAACAAAGATAGGTGTGACTTGTGATATCTTCTATCAAGGTGGCAAGTAGACAAAAGCAAATGATACATTTCCAGGGGGaatccaaattcaaacaatcaAAAACAAGAGGATGAAAAGAAGCTATAAGCAAGGTTATACCGCATCTTGGTCCAAATAGTCCATGTCCAACAACATATGCCTTTGATCCTACAGATGGCGATGAAAAATCCTTGGCAATTGGGGAAAGATGATCTGCAATGTGCTTGAGCTGCAACAGGGAAACATCCAAAGGTCCTTTACAAATATACACTACTTTAGCATCACACCAAGTCCAAGGGTCTGTATGATCCAGGCGGACACGTATGTTTCTATGACCTCTGTAAGATGAACTCAATTTATGTCCTCCATATTCATCACCCACAAAGAGATCTGCATTATTGCGAATCCTTGGCAGAAAACCTTCACCCTTTTGTTTGCCATATAGTTCACTATGTCTTGGTGATACAGGTCCATCAGACAGTGCCTCAGAATTGGATCCATGCTTTCCATCACTAGCGGTTCTTTTACCAAATCTCCATGGTTCCAACAAGTGAGCATTTGTGAGTATGAGACCTTGCTTGTTAAGAAAGACACCAGATGCCCATACTCCATCATCCATGG belongs to Prunus persica cultivar Lovell chromosome G4, Prunus_persica_NCBIv2, whole genome shotgun sequence and includes:
- the LOC18778477 gene encoding glyoxysomal processing protease, glyoxysomal isoform X2 → MVEDEMRFHKDSEDLDKGPPCWFAAQLLMLIDVPASAVALQSVIEASLSSPDHGWEVGWSLASHGNAPQTQVDSAVGQLGNSSLTGKSTTRIAILGVSLISKDVPNITISSSTKKGDFLVAVGSPFGVLSPVHFFNSISMGSISNCYPPNSTYSSLLMADIRCLPGGEGGPVLNEHAQLIGILIRPLRQKTSGAEIQLVISWEAIATACSDLLQKEPRYAEKGIYYDKRNLNAVGKTFLADSHDSNGPITHIQEHLYSNCSSPSHIEKAIGSVCLITMDDGVWASGVFLNKQGLILTNAHLLEPWRFGKRTASDGKHGSNSEALSDGPVSPRHSELYGKQKGEGFLPRIRNNADLFVGDEYGGHKLSSSYRGHRNIRVRLDHTDPWTWCDAKVVYICKGPLDVSLLQLKHIADHLSPIAKDFSSPSVGSKAYVVGHGLFGPRCGFSPSICSGVVAKVVKAKFPLSYQPNQPGNTQGHFPVMLETTAAVHPGGSGGAVINSDGHMIGLVTSNARHGGGTVIPHLNFSIPCAALLPIFKFAKDMQDISLLQVLDQPNKYISSVWALMPPVSPKPPPLPHMPESLRQENNNEGKGSRFAKFIAERQDAFTKPTQLGKAGRLSNDAVPSKL
- the LOC18778938 gene encoding mitochondrial arginine transporter BAC1, producing the protein MADSSGYKEYVAGLLAGVATVAIGHPFDTIKVKMQKHNTVAHGITYRNSFHCTARILKTEGIKGLYRGATSSFVGMAFESSLLFGMYSQMKQSLQGSAQGAGPQLQVIIPSAAYSGAIISFILCPSELVKCRMQVQGTDSLVPMSRRYDSSLDCALKTVKNDGVRGIFRGGFTTLLRESIGNAVFFSIYEHVRYHMHLHLKSASPDHRNLIDVGVGIASGGLGGIAFWSAVLPLDVAKTIIQTAPDNSSSRNPFQVLSSIYRRAGLKGCYVGLGPTIVRAFPANATAIVAWEVAVKLLGIKRD
- the LOC18778248 gene encoding squamosa promoter-binding-like protein 3 — translated: MESNRAHGKRSLNYKMEEEEEEEEDEEEEQEEEEDDEDTNRSSLVYGEDDRRKRVLTVNSATSTPNKRGSGAGGSMARPSCQADDCNADLSDAKQYYRRHKVCGVHAKAPAVRVGGVQQRFCQQCSRFHSLSEFDDNKRSCRRRLAGHNERRRKTSSEYHGE